One region of Lampris incognitus isolate fLamInc1 chromosome 4, fLamInc1.hap2, whole genome shotgun sequence genomic DNA includes:
- the fibinb gene encoding fin bud initiation factor — MAFLHLLLCAGMFSVPLGGAYRGPLFPEMSNGTFHHYFVPDGDYEDNDDPEKCQMLFKMNDERKCSVEEDQESAIRDDFTIIKRQIEDSARVLEGIGKSISYDLDGEDSYGKYLRRETAQISEAFTNSEKSLLELEVKFKQSQEGELREEHRLSDDFLSMIVHTRDALKDTLDVSLGLKDKHELLSLIVRSHGTRLSRLKNEYMKF, encoded by the coding sequence ATGGCTTTCCTTCACTTGCTTCTTTGTGCCGGAATGTTTTCAGTGCCACTCGGTGGAGCCTACCGCGGACCCCTGTTCCCAGAGATGTCCAACGGTACTTTCCATCACTACTTCGTCCCCGACGGCGACTACGAGGATAACGACGACCCGGAGAAATGCCAGATGCTGTTCAAGATGAACGACGAGCGAAAGTGCAGCGTCGAAGAGGATCAGGAGTCCGCCATACGCGACGACTTCACCATCATCAAACGGCAGATCGAGGACTCGGCCCGGGTGCTCGAAGGGATCGGCAAGAGCATCTCCTACGATTTGGACGGGGAGGACAGCTACGGGAAATACCTGAGGAGGGAGACCGCTCAGATAAGCGAGGCTTTCACAAACTCGGAGAAGTCCCTGCTGGAGCTGGAGGTGAAATTCAAGCAGAGCCAGGAGGGCGAGTTGAGGGAGGAGCACCGGCTGAGCGACGACTTTCTCAGCATGATCGTCCACACCAGAGACGCGCTGAAGGACACGCTGGACGTCTCGTTGGGTCTGAAGGACAAGCACGAGCTCCTGTCGCTCATAGTCCGCAGCCACGGGACGCGACTGAGCCGACTGAAG